The stretch of DNA GCAAgttgcattaccatggcaacgtgaCGACGCTTCCGTGCAGAGCAACTGCTAAACCGACGTTAGTTTTCACCATCTTTTAATCCAgtcgttctcaaaaatgaaataaccacatactcacttcaacaaatgtctccacgTGACTTCTACACGCCCCATTTCCCGTCATTTCATAAGGAAATGCTGTCGCACACAATCatatcaagcactgttgcattagaaaaaacttttatcgatcaaataaacgtgtatgtcgacatagatgtcgtgttgggccggttcgtttgtgttaaataataatataatagtgatcgtttcctaaaaaCGTTTATTAAGGGCCACATCGCttagagaaatgcgtgaattgtcagagcgacatgactgtaatcaaatcgGCACGTTTGATTCACTGTGTATCTTTCCATTTAGATCGtcgttttctttcatttaaaatcaGATAAGGTGCACTCTTTAGCTAACTGCATATGGGATCGAAAAGAATCATGTTTTCCATATAGTCCGGTTTAGGAAGCGACCTTCAAGCAGCAGATAGAGAATGCccctacgaaaatgccccgcattgactttctatggagacagttttccgtggtgcctgGACGGTTGAAATGCAACCGGATCCCACAATCACTTATCCTGCTTTATGATTAAAAAGACCGTTATTTGCCACACAATGACAATGTAGGCCTATGGTACATTCACAGTACAGTGAGGCTGTATAATTTCTATGCACAGCACCACATCACATCTACTTTTCATACTACATTAACCCAATCCCactgtgttgtgttctgttattttgttacttaAATGAAACAATTTATGAGATGATCTACCAGATTTAAGTCCACACTTATATTCTACTGGCAACAAATCCAAAATGAGCAAATATCACATTTCTTAGATATGCAACATTTCATATGCTGTTTTTGAGTTAAATATAGAATTCAAATAACCTGCCTAATCTAGCGATTTAATgtatattattcatatttatttctctaaaagaagttcggacattaggagggttagagacgagaagagcttgttacttacttctgcagtgaagcaggatgtccaggattgTTTAAAGATGTTTGCTGATTCTTTGTGATCAATCTCTTGCAGGAAAATGTAACTAACTTGTTCACAAGTAGAAACGATGCTGCTGCGTTCTATCCTTTGTAATCAAAGCAACGACATCGTCATGACACCATAgcaacatttcaaaacaaatataaacatgtttgtttttaaattgcatattttgcaaaaaaaaaaaaaaagcggagTTTAAGGTggtgatcgtggaagcaggaaactcgcgctgtgatacgtcaaccgtctgtcgctcaagcggcaacaataattatgcgtaatttaaatccgaatacaattaaaacgagtgagttgtaaaacattttgacttttttatgCCTGCCcaaaattttaaaataataaaagtgacTTGAAACATTGCAGTTTATTAAAGCCATTTAATGTTAGACAAGCAAAAAGAAGCATGACAGACCCAAAACTATGGCGAAGATCAATTGTATTAAACTTACAACCATTAACTGAGCAAAGAAGTCTGacaaatcacaaatgttaccatGATATCAATGGCTGCATACGGAAAATTGATGAGATACCACTTATTTAAAATGACTGCTTTGTGTATACCAAACACagtaaagaaaaatgtcaaTTTCTGCCTAATGAGAAGTAAACCAAAAAATGAGGAGGTTACTCTTTGAAGCCATactgattaaattaaaatttccCTGGTATatgtacagtaacacacacacacacttacagtaaaGTAATAAAGTGACATGTACTGGACTGCTACacaattaaatgtattttataccTCAAAGACTAATAGTTATTAAACTGAGATAAACATTCAAACCACTGTAGGTTTAAACAACACGTTCATACTTTTGGACTAAAGACATCTTGTTAGGTTAGGTACCTTTAGGTACAAGTACTACAACATACAAGTATgggaggaggaaaaataaaattgttCAAATCCCATTAAAACTACTTTAAAAAGGcttaatatatatattgctgGTAATATTTTTCTTTAAGAAAATATAAATTGTGCGACTGAAGCTTACAATACACTGCTGGCAGTAGCGCCAGGTACTGTGGTGACCTGCTGGAAAGGGGTCATCTGTCAAGGCGCTGTGTGCTGAGAAACTCCCggaagagagaaaggaaaacaaaaacaacaactggacatctTATGATGCCTGAATCCCTTGCACCAACAAATCCTCAGATGCTGCTATGGTGTTTGTCACGGTGGAATGCTGCAAAAATCACATGTTGTGCACAAACAGCAGCCAAACTATAATCAGACTTGTACAGTTACATAAATAAGGGGGCAGTGGGGTGAGGGGTTTAGGTGTTGGGAGGGTCTTAGAGAGGAAGTGATGTGAGGGGCAAATTGTAGTGTCCAGTCTAGTCCAGCAGTGAGCAGGCTAAGCAATGACTCAGTTGACATGGTCCAGAGCACGCAGCAGCTCTTCCCCCTGCAGTAGGTACTGACGACCCTGTAAGGGGGCGTTCACCTCACAGTCGTAGCGCGTGAGCTGCGGCAAGGTAAAAGGGGAAGTAGTGCCCTCTGAAGTACTGCCGAGCAGGCGACTTGCCAATTCTGAGAGAGAATTGTAGAAAGTTAGAACCATCCTGATGTTTGATCCTGAGTTAAATTTAAAAGTGACCCTTTTAATTcacctgaaggcagcagaaGTATGGCAGTGGTTGTTCCAGATTCTGACGCCTTTAGCTTTTTGCCCTTCTCAAGTTCTTTCTGAGGCAATGTTCCCTAATAACGATATCAGATACAGAAACTCAGACTCTCACCTGCGCATGTCTAGTTTTACAAACTATACACAGAGGTTAAGGCTCACCTGTCCAAGAATGTCCTTTGGCTCACCCAGTTTTCTTTTACGCTGTGCAGTCTGAGCTGCAAGTGTTTTGAGTGAGACGTCTGTGTCCAGCTGCGGGGACCTGcagcaaaagaaacaaaagcagcactTATTTAGCTGCCCTGACAGGTGATCTAATGTAAGCTACTTAAGTTATGATTTTACAATTTGGAGAACTTTACCTCTTTACAATACTAGTGTCAGGATGAGGAGCCTTTATGGGCTCAGGTGGTGCTGGGGAAGCTGCACCACTGCCTGGTGAACTGAAAGGTGAACTGGGATAGCTGTGGATGTCCTGCGAGACTTGGACTGGAGAGCTCTGGAGAGATTTGACTGGTCCACAAGACAGAGGCTCCTCTGGGGTCAGACTACGCAGCTGGAAGTCATCATCCATAGGGATGTAAGGAGCCAACATCTCCAGATCCAAGTCTTCCATCGCCTTAAGTGGAGAAGAAATGTATATTAAATCATCAGAATACAGTATGTGCTTGTATTTAACTATGTGAGTAGTATCTCCCAACATCATTACCTGTGTGTTGAATGGGGTCTTGGGCTCCGTATCAATAGCAAACAGCTTCTCCACCAAGTCCAGTTTAAAATCTGAGCTCATATCTGAATCCATAGGGAAACAAAAGTCCACTTGGCTGTTGGCCTAAAGGAAAGAGAAGGCCACTTACTTTTaggtattattattaaatttaaTGTACAAATACTTCAGCGACCAAATTTCCAATAGGGATCCTAATTTGTCTGTCTAACCTCTGGGGGACTGTGCCTGGTTGGTGTGGCGGCTGCAGCCGGAGCATAGCTCTCAGGTTTTACATCTTCAGAGGTGGTGTGGGAGACATGCAGAGGTTCGCTGGGGGGCAGAGGGGAAAGAGGCAGAACCAACTTGTCACTTGTTGAGGGAAGCATTACATCATTGTAGAGAGGGACATCCTTCAGCAGCTGGATATCTGAATCTGTtcacagaggacagaaggaAATCAGAATGGTTTCATTCAAGAGGATCATGTCAGATTCATGCTGTGGGGAACTGAAGAGGCCACAAACCAGGGCAGCTGAAGTCCAGGGAGATGATTGTGTCTCCAGCAGCTGGGGCCAGCAGAGTAAGGGCCTCGGGCTCTTCCTTTAGCTGATCATACAGGCTAAACAATGGCCGAGCCTTTGCCACCTGAGTGAAGAGTTTGATTACATCTAGCTCTGGGCCCTTCTCCTgttctttcttctccttcagcaGTGCTGGAGAAAGGTCAGGCTGGGTGCTCTTGACTGCAgccttgtcttcctcctcctccacctcctgcacctcctcctccttcacggGCTTAACATCCTCAGTCTGCTCCAAGGAATAGATCAGTTTCTCCTCCTGGATGCCACTGTGGAAGGGGAGGGCCACATTAGAGTTATGCAGCTGTATATCAGATATTGCAGAAATAATGGCGTGCATCTCCTCTGTAAGTACTGGTAGTGACTATTCGAACAGCCCTTACAATACCTGAGCACAAAGttgacacagacaacacactgtGGCTGGGAGTTCTTGTTGTTGTAGATGACAGTGGCCTGTGTTTCCACCCACACAAAGCCTCCTCGCTTAGCCAACATTCGGTACTGGCCTGTGCAGACTTGGCCCTTTGCAAACactaacagcaaaaaaaaaaattgggatACAGAATAGATTGTATTAGACATAAGGTTacaaataagaaataaaaattACTGTAGTCCCGAAATTTTCAAGAGCCATGTTTATGCTTACAATTGTGGTGAGTCTTGGTAAGATGATCGGAGTCCAGGGCATGATAGTATTCATACACAGAACGATTCAACAGGTCCTCTGGATCATAGCCCATCAACTCAGTGATCCTAGAGAAAACATTCACATATTAGACTTCTGTAGTACCAACACTGAGCACTAGGTGGCTCTGTGTGATCATGCCAGCGAGGGATAAAGCATCACAGCCAATAAAAAGAACAATACAGCTGGTGTAAGAAGCTAATTCATGTTTGATTCCCCTGTAAGCTTTTAAGCTCATAATATTTACCCAGAGGGGCAAACTCACCTCTCGTCACAATATGTGAACTTCATGTCCATAGTGTGACGGCTGAGAAAGGTTTTGCTGTCCAGTGGGACCTCAATGTTAGAGGGGTGTTGGATGGGGTCACAGATCAAAACCAGGTAGGGTACAGGTGGTTCCTTCTGACCGTTGGTCTGCTCACTTTCGGTTTCATAAACACGCACATGACCTGAGCAATGAAGCACCTACAGATAGGATGACATGAAGGTCACAGTTACTTCTAGTCCACAAGCATGATACACAGATTCCTGCTGTAGCATGATGAATGTTGCTATGAGACCTGCACTCATCATGGTAATACagtttctttcttctgtttatttacatgtataagTTAGAGACTAAAGACAGGGGAGGGGCAATGAACACAATCTGTGTCATGAAATGGCTTCATTATTGGCACTACAGCAGCTGTACTGTGATATGACAAGTCCTACAGCATCAAAGGAAACCAGGCATGCAAATTTAAAAGGTCAATGGAATAATGTCTCACATGCCCCCATGCTTTATTAAAATGTTATTCTGTAAAATTGGATCAACCTGGCCAACAGCCACAACAGACCACTACAGTTAAATGACAAGGACAGCAATTTACATTGTCACCTATACAAAAACTGTTAACAGTTCTGTTGTTGAAGTGCATCTCCAGATCCATCATCTCTTACCTTCCATGTAGCCGATTTAACATTGACTGTGCGCCCCCTGCTCGTGAGAGTGCATTTCATCCGGAGAAAGAAGCTGCGCTCTGTATTTGGTTCCTTGACTTTCTtagagcctgaaaacacataGCAGGGACGGAGCCacagttaaaagtagaaaaaaggCCTCTTGTATTATCCTCAAAGGTATGATCGTCATTTACAACTGTCTTTATTTCATGTTGTTTACCTAACCAACTGATGACAGCTCACATTTGCATTCAGCGGACACATTAAGCTGTAAAGTTTCTGCACTGTGGTAAGATACAGAGAATTAAATAAAGGAAGTTGCTAGCTGTTACAGTGGAAATAACACTAGTGTCCGCTGGTTGCAGTGCCATAGAGGAAAAGCAAATATGACCTCAAAttagcatcacctgaagacaaaTG from Parambassis ranga chromosome 22, fParRan2.1, whole genome shotgun sequence encodes:
- the hif1aa gene encoding hypoxia inducible factor 1 subunit alpha a isoform X2; protein product: MLVYKTSSKKVKEPNTERSFFLRMKCTLTSRGRTVNVKSATWKVLHCSGHVRVYETESEQTNGQKEPPVPYLVLICDPIQHPSNIEVPLDSKTFLSRHTMDMKFTYCDERITELMGYDPEDLLNRSVYEYYHALDSDHLTKTHHNLFAKGQVCTGQYRMLAKRGGFVWVETQATVIYNNKNSQPQCVVCVNFVLSGIQEEKLIYSLEQTEDVKPVKEEEVQEVEEEEDKAAVKSTQPDLSPALLKEKKEQEKGPELDVIKLFTQVAKARPLFSLYDQLKEEPEALTLLAPAAGDTIISLDFSCPDSDIQLLKDVPLYNDVMLPSTSDKLVLPLSPLPPSEPLHVSHTTSEDVKPESYAPAAAATPTRHSPPEANSQVDFCFPMDSDMSSDFKLDLVEKLFAIDTEPKTPFNTQAMEDLDLEMLAPYIPMDDDFQLRSLTPEEPLSCGPVKSLQSSPVQVSQDIHSYPSSPFSSPGSGAASPAPPEPIKAPHPDTSIVKRSPQLDTDVSLKTLAAQTAQRKRKLGEPKDILGQGTLPQKELEKGKKLKASESGTTTAILLLPSELASRLLGSTSEGTTSPFTLPQLTRYDCEVNAPLQGRQYLLQGEELLRALDHVN
- the hif1aa gene encoding hypoxia inducible factor 1 subunit alpha a isoform X1, yielding MDTGIVPEKKRVSSERRKEKSRDAARCRRGKESEVFYELAQQLPLPHSISSSLDKASIMRLTISYLRMRKLLSNDEPVAEEESELDIQLNSFYLKALDGFLMVLSEDGDMIYLSESVNKCLGLAQFDLTGHSVFDFTHPCDQEELREMLVYKTSSKKVKEPNTERSFFLRMKCTLTSRGRTVNVKSATWKVLHCSGHVRVYETESEQTNGQKEPPVPYLVLICDPIQHPSNIEVPLDSKTFLSRHTMDMKFTYCDERITELMGYDPEDLLNRSVYEYYHALDSDHLTKTHHNLFAKGQVCTGQYRMLAKRGGFVWVETQATVIYNNKNSQPQCVVCVNFVLSGIQEEKLIYSLEQTEDVKPVKEEEVQEVEEEEDKAAVKSTQPDLSPALLKEKKEQEKGPELDVIKLFTQVAKARPLFSLYDQLKEEPEALTLLAPAAGDTIISLDFSCPDSDIQLLKDVPLYNDVMLPSTSDKLVLPLSPLPPSEPLHVSHTTSEDVKPESYAPAAAATPTRHSPPEANSQVDFCFPMDSDMSSDFKLDLVEKLFAIDTEPKTPFNTQAMEDLDLEMLAPYIPMDDDFQLRSLTPEEPLSCGPVKSLQSSPVQVSQDIHSYPSSPFSSPGSGAASPAPPEPIKAPHPDTSIVKRSPQLDTDVSLKTLAAQTAQRKRKLGEPKDILGQGTLPQKELEKGKKLKASESGTTTAILLLPSELASRLLGSTSEGTTSPFTLPQLTRYDCEVNAPLQGRQYLLQGEELLRALDHVN